From a single Eremothecium sinecaudum strain ATCC 58844 chromosome III, complete sequence genomic region:
- a CDS encoding uncharacterized protein (Syntenic homolog of Ashbya gossypii AFR170C; Syntenic homolog of Saccharomyces cerevisiae AFR170C), with protein MIKVTEKELLAKLKLIAKALLLLLSINLFFKIIRKPFLPWLHNWLLTCSEELCTVYWWQRISFLEPIVWNLIDYIEINYMTRTDM; from the coding sequence ATGATCAAAGTCACTGAGAAAGAACTCTTGGCTAAGCTAAAGTTGATTGCGAAAGCCTTGCTACTTCTTCTCTCTATAAATCTATTTTTTAAAATCATTAGAAAGCCTTTCCTGCCTTGGTTACATAACTGGTTATTAACTTGCTCCGAAGAGCTCTGTACTGTGTACTGGTGGCAGCGGATTTCTTTCTTAGAGCCAATTGTATGGAATTTGATTGACTATATAGAGATTAATTACATGACACGGACGGATATGTAG
- the HOS2 gene encoding histone deacetylase HOS2 (Syntenic homolog of Ashbya gossypii AFR172C; Syntenic homolog of Saccharomyces cerevisiae YGL194C (HOS2)), with protein sequence MSDTFSYDVKTTREEPLFEFGSSYSPRVSYHFNPKVSQYHYGVRHPMKPFRLMLTDHLVSWYGLHKIMDLYETRAASEEELLKFHAQDYINFLAHVTPDNINKLPRGSLEKFNIGDDCPIFQGLFDYSMLYAGASLDASRKLINQQSEIAVNWSGGLHHAKKSNPSGFCYVNDIVLAIINLLRYHPRVLYIDIDLHHGDGVQEAFYTTDRVFTVSFHKYNGEFFPGTGDLDEIGCSRGKHFSLNVPLQDGIDDDSYISLFKSIMTPLITSYKPTVIVQQCGADSLGHDRLGCFNLNIRAHGECVKYVRSFGIPMLCLGGGGYTPRNVSRLWTYETGILNDVILPSDIPESVPFRNWFGPDYSLHPILDDLYENKNSKKYLENIRIKCLENLKYLQGAPSVRMDAELIPTQDLTGLTEEEDELIRELNEDDEHARLQQIEKDNFKRGEVM encoded by the coding sequence ATGTCTGATACGTTTTCTTACGATGTTAAAACGACAAGGGAGGAGCCGTTATTTGAATTTGGTTCATCTTACTCTCCTAGAGTTTCCTATCACTTCAATCCTAAAGTATCTCAGTACCACTATGGGGTTCGACATCCTATGAAGCCATTCAGATTAATGCTAACAGACCACTTGGTGTCATGGTATGGGCTGCACAAAATCATGGATTTGTATGAGACGCGAGCGGCTTCAGAGGAGGAGTTGTTGAAGTTCCATGCACAAGACTATATTAACTTTCTGGCTCATGTTACACCTGATAACATCAACAAGTTGCCCAGAGGCTCCCTGGAGAAGTTCAATATTGGGGATGATTGTCCTATTTTTCAAGGACTGTTTGATTATAGTATGTTGTATGCTGGGGCCTCGTTAGATGCATCTCGGAAGCTGATAAACCAGCAGTCCGAGATCGCGGTTAACTGGTCTGGAGGACTTCACCATGCGAAGAAGAGTAATCCATCTGGGTTTTGCTATGTAAACGATATTGTGCTGGCGATTATCAACCTTTTACGGTACCACCCTCGGGTCCTGTATATTGATATTGACTTGCATCATGGTGATGGGGTGCAAGAGGCGTTCTACACAACAGATAGAGTGTTTACGGTATCGTTTCATAAGTACAACGGCGAGTTCTTTCCTGGCACTGGAGACCTGGATGAAATAGGGTGTTCTAGAGGAAAGCACTTTTCTCTGAACGTACCATTACAGGATGGGATAGACGATGACTCTTACATTAGCTTATTCAAAAGCATTATGACACCACTTATAACAAGCTACAAACCAACGGTGATAGTTCAGCAGTGTGGGGCTGATTCCCTTGGCCATGACAGATTGGGGTGTTTTAACTTAAATATTCGAGCTCATGGAGAGTGTGTCAAATATGTACGTTCATTTGGTATTCCGATGCTTTGCCTAGGTGGTGGTGGCTACACACCTAGAAATGTGTCCCGTTTGTGGACTTATGAAACTGGTATCCTCAACGATGTTATTCTTCCCTCTGATATCCCAGAAAGTGTTCCATTCAGGAATTGGTTCGGTCCAGATTACTCTTTGCATCCTATTTTAGATGACCTGTATGAGAACAAAAATTCGAAAAAGTACCTCGAGAACATTAGAATTAAATGTCTAGAGAACCTTAAGTACCTACAGGGTGCACCTAGCGTTAGGATGGATGCGGAACTAATACCAACCCAGGATTTGACAGGTTTGAccgaagaagaagacgaGTTAATACGAGAACtgaatgaagatgatgaaCACGCTAGATTGCAACAAATAGAAAAAGATAACTTTAAGCGTGGGGAAGTAATGTAA
- the IME4 gene encoding mRNA (N6-adenosine)-methyltransferase (Syntenic homolog of Ashbya gossypii AFR173W; Syntenic homolog of Saccharomyces cerevisiae YGL192W (IME4)), which translates to MSVNLELVKYLIENHVTILAHPLNGQLKDLYAMFSMYLQEWTDGGKRLTYEEFYEDLMEIEHISQRALGFAVDNTFLERERLEYIHVNTLKYLFNKFHTGYYEIFEDTVTVREPGKAKCGSGDSMLERLTTVLETNVTTPSMQTLTKIESMLSVRTASFKLAKERVKYTVPYEPYIPTCRNSKHSSILANVAYISNNKIISLQKDKLLKASKECNKLIQCIQTHIHFIPNLKPQTDLTLGDCSYLDTCHKLHSCRYVHYLQYIPERLMQSVNQMTEQMNETQEKNRRICFYTHGDCCSSVIKSILPSQWIKCDVRKFDFTILGKFSAVIADPAWNIHMNLPYGTCNDNELLLLPLDILQDEGLLFLWVTGRAIELGKESLTNWGYKVINEITWIKTNQLGRTIVTGRTGHWLNHSKEHLLVGLKGDPKWLNKQIDIDLIISSTRETSRKPDELYGMVERIVGTHARKLEIFGRDHNVRPGWFTIGNQLTGTCIHELDVKRKYEKFVSSPTNQSHKHSNNYSEPSGKEKQYSKAHYMDHHQHQRKPQTMQNSQSLSMSTNAYVQNGFKQLSMVS; encoded by the coding sequence ATGTCAGTTAACTTGGAACTCGTGAAATATTTGATCGAGAATCATGTTACGATCCTAGCTCATCCCTTGAATGGTCAACTAAAGGATTTGTATGCAATGTTTTCAATGTATTTGCAGGAGTGGACTGATGGCGGCAAAAGGTTAACTTATGAAGAATTCTATGAGGACTTGATGGAGATTGAGCATATTTCACAGCGTGCTCTAGGGTTTGCAGTGGACAATACTTTCTTGGAGCGTGAGAGATTGGAATATATTCACGTGAATACCTTGAAGTACTTGTTCAACAAGTTCCATACTGGGTATTATGAGATATTTGAGGATACGGTGACAGTGAGAGAGCCTGGTAAAGCGAAGTGCGGATCTGGGGACTCTATGTTGGAGCGTTTAACTACCGTACTAGAAACAAATGTCACTACCCCTAGCATGCAAACCCTGACAAAGATTGAAAGTATGTTGTCTGTAAGGACGGCATCATTTAAATTGGCGAAGGAAAGAGTGAAATACACAGTTCCATATGAGCCGTACATTCCAACCTGCAGGAACTCAAAGCACTCATCTATACTTGCGAATGTTGCGTATATTTCGAACAACAAAATTATATCACTGCAAAAGGACAAATTGCTAAAGGCGAGTAAGGAGTGCAACAAGTTGATTCAATGCATTCAAACTCACATTCACTTTATTCCGAACTTGAAACCGCAAACGGATCTCACGTTAGGCGACTGCTCTTATCTGGACACGTGCCACAAACTGCACAGTTGCCGCTATGTCCATTACCTTCAGTATATCCCGGAAAGGTTAATGCAATCCGTTAACCAAATGACTGAGCAAATGAACGAGACTCAAGAAAAAAATAGGCGTATTTGTTTCTATACGCATGGTGACTGTTGTTCCTCAGTTATAAAATCGATTTTGCCATCGCAGTGGATCAAGTGTGATGTCAGGAAATTTGATTTTACTATTCTGGGCAAGTTTTCAGCTGTGATTGCTGATCCGGCGTGGAATATCCACATGAACCTGCCATACGGTACTTGTAACGATAATGAACTGTTGCTACTTCCCCTTGATATATTACAGGATGAAGGGCTCTTATTTCTGTGGGTTACTGGAAGAGCAATCGAACTTGGAAAAGAGTCTCTTACAAATTGGGGATATAAGGTCATCAACGAAATCACCTGGATCAAAACTAACCAGCTTGGTAGGACCATTGTTACAGGAAGAACAGGTCACTGGTTAAACCACTCTAAGGAACATCTCTTGGTAGGATTGAAGGGTGATCCCAAATGGTTGAATAAACAAATTGACATAGACTTGATTATTAGTTCAACAAGGGAAACAAGCAGAAAGCCTGACGAGTTATATGGAATGGTTGAAAGAATCGTAGGTACACATGCCAGGAAGCTGGAAATTTTTGGAAGAGACCACAATGTCAGGCCAGGATGGTTTACTATTGGGAATCAATTAACAGGGACATGTATCCATGAACTGGATGTGAAACGGAAATATGAGAAGTTTGTCTCTAGCCCAACCAACCAATCGCACAAGCACTCGAATAATTATTCTGAACCTTCCGGGAAGGAAAAACAATACTCTAAAGCACACTATATGGACCACCACCAGCATCAACGGAAACCACAAACCATGCAAAATTCGCAGTCATTATCCATGTCTACTAACGCATACGTCCAAAATGGCTTTAAACAGTTAAGTATGGTTTCCTAG
- the LDB16 gene encoding Ldb16p (Syntenic homolog of Ashbya gossypii AAL004W; Syntenic homolog of Saccharomyces cerevisiae YCL005W (LDB16)), protein MSVTEGYRSVLSATKTLSVTSRIMSTDAAAETVIEILKGGNSQFSLTNSDILWGTLTTLKHLLYGVVNFIWLTISTFILRPATILKRSVLKLSLLPLNAVLGVLLHTSVEELVSTTDINGVIAIIRLVFQYAITTAAVGSMLGLCLGIMIGFLHRTVRIPVLYISVMPKYMQVLTTTASYIRDLFSDLLDLSVRNIPVMTNGDSPDEDNLFADLLETYEHEYRRVGEAEKDFSNNDSPISIQGNDTHLSDLSALSNLFDSVPETGTVRTDLGDLRSTIDRKGKSYSSAYSDNFDIKELHHRK, encoded by the coding sequence ATGAGCGTTACTGAAGGTTATAGAAGTGTTTTAAGTGCTACTAAAACGTTGTCGGTAACTTCGCGGATAATGAGCACTGATGCAGCTGCAGAGACTGTGATAGAAATACTCAAAGGCGGCAATTCTCAGTTCTCGTTAACAAATAGCGATATCCTATGGGGTACTCTTACTACACTAAAACACTTATTATATGGGGTGGTAAATTTTATATGGCTAACCATATCAACTTTCATATTAAGACCTGCTACAATTTTAAAACGATCGGTGTTAAAACTTTCTCTACTTCCATTAAATGCGGTTCTAGGTGTTTTACTTCATACGTCCGTTGAAGAACTGGTGTCTACGACGGATATTAATGGTGTAATAGCTATTATACGGCTGGTATTTCAGTACGCAATAACTACAGCTGCTGTTGGATCAATGCTGGGGCTATGTTTAGGAATAATGATTGGATTTTTACACCGTACAGTGAGGATACCTGTGCTATACATATCGGTAATGCCGAAATACATGCAAGTTTTAACAACAACTGCTAGTTATATTAGAGACTTATTCTCAGACCTATTAGATTTAAGTGTGAGGAATATACCAGTTATGACCAATGGCGATTCTCCAGATGAAGACAATTTGTTTGCGGATCTGTTAGAAACTTATGAACATGAATACAGACGTGTAGGAGAAGCAGAAAAGGATTTCAGTAATAACGATTCACCTATTAGCATACAAGGAAACGATACCCACTTATCCGATTTATCAGCTTTGAGCAACCTATTCGATAGTGTGCCGGAGACTGGAACTGTCAGGACGGATTTAGGAGATCTACGGAGTACAATAGATCGGAAAGGTAAAAGCTATAGCAGTGCATACAGTGATAATTTTGATATTAAAGAGTTGCATCATCGCAAGTAA
- the VMA9 gene encoding H(+)-transporting V0 sector ATPase subunit e (Syntenic homolog of Ashbya gossypii AAL005W; Syntenic homolog of Saccharomyces cerevisiae YCL005W-A (VMA9); 1-intron in Ashbya gossypii) encodes MSFYTVVATFLSVSLASVVFWVFAPKENQSVWRSTVILSIAMMFLMWAITYMSQLHPLVAPRRSDLRPEFAE; translated from the exons ATGAGTTT CTACACTGTTGTTGCAACATTTCTCTCAGTTTCGCTAGCTTCCGTTGTATTTTGGGTTTTTGCACCGAAAGAGAATCAATC AGTATGGAGGAGCACAGTGATTTTATCAATTGCAATGATGTTTCTAATGTGGGCAATAACCTATATGTCTCAACTGCACCCTTTAGTTGCTCCTCGTCGATCTGATTTGAGGCCGGAGTTTGCCGAGTAA
- the STP22 gene encoding ubiquitin-binding ESCRT-I subunit protein STP22 (Syntenic homolog of Ashbya gossypii AAL006C; Syntenic homolog of Saccharomyces cerevisiae YCL008C (STP22); 1-intron in Ashbya gossypii), producing the protein MHTAEGSIEVPDQVLEWLFRVLQPSYQDPRTTFHDVVRVLSEFHNLRPRTRVYTGKTGKSALLLCIYGKLRGVDVLIWIPTDYPNGSPEVCINLEAINGQQLQVSRYLSPEGVFYLPILARWNAHECNVLAVIFDLMSVIDSSFPLRNVESTDDKAPAIPELPPKVLSASDTPSKAATPTLPPKPPKRPGNGTSSEPSSMRRSTNVGSVEKGFESLRINSAASWQPPPKSAAKGTEFPRQEPKLPNWMDEDSLLKSTDNKHHQLLQELQNTIDHLATTKIANSKSEWERQSSVIKNALDQFGIIYKHESSSLHKIRNAIKANSKIIRDEIEVLDQELQKARSFTEKHGSEGFDINIAIQSETVALNQLYGLTARDYAISDAIQLLTHMLNKGSLSLDVFIKQTRSLAREQFLTRVHRANILKLLD; encoded by the exons ATGCACACTGCGGAAGGTTCAATAGAAGTTCCAGATCAAGTCTTGGAATGGCTGTTCAGAGTATTACAACCT AGCTATCAGGATCCAAGGACTACCTTTCATGACGTTGTTAGGGTACTATCAGAGTTTCATAACCTCAGGCCAAGGACAAGAGTTTACACCGGTAAAACAGGGAAATCGGCATTGTTATTATGTATCTATGGTAAACTTAGGGGAGTCGATGTGCTAATATGGATACCAACTGACTATCCTAACGGCAGTCCAGAAGTTTGTATTAATTTGGAGGCAATAAATGGTCAGCAATTGCAAGTCAGTCGGTATCTATCCCCTGAGGGTGTTTTCTATCTTCCTATCCTTGCTCGGTGGAATGCACATGAATGCAATGTTCTGGCAGTTATCTTCGATTTAATGTCTGTAATAGATTCAAGTTTCCCACTGAGGAATGTGGAATCAACTGATGATAAGGCTCCTGCAATCCCCGAGCTACCCCCGAAAGTTTTATCAGCCAGTGATACGCCTAGTAAGGCTGCAACCCCCACCCTCCCCCCAAAACCTCCAAAACGGCCTGGCAATGGAACTAGCAGTGAGCCCTCATCAATGAGGAGAAGTACTAATGTTGGTAGTGTTGAAAAAGGATTTGAGTCTTTGCGTATAAATTCTGCGGCAAGCTGGCAGCCTCCACCAAAAAGTGCTGCAAAAGGGACTGAGTTTCCCCGCCAGGAACCCAAGTTACCTAATTGGATGGACGAAGACTCTCTTCTGAAGAGCACCGACAATAAGCATCATCAACTATTACAGGAATTACAGAATACCATCGATCATCTCGCTACGACAAAGATCGCTAACAGCAAGAGTGAGTGGGAACGTCAGTCCTCAGTTATTAAGAACGCTCTTGACCAGTTTGGAATTATCTACAAGCACGAATCCAGTTCTCTGCATAAAATACGTAATGCTATAAAGGCAAACAGCAAGATTATAAGAGACGAAATCGAGGTTCTCGACCAAGAATTACAAAAAGCCCGCTCCTTTACTGAGAAGCATGGCAGTGAGGGTTTTGATATTAACATAGCCATTCAGTCAGAAACTGTCGCACTGAATCAACTTTATGGCTTAACAGCGAGAGATTATGCCATTTCTGACGCTATTCAACTCCTAACTCATATGTTAAATAAAGGCAGCCTAAGCCTAgacgttttcattaaaCAGACCCGTTCCCTAGCCAGAGAACAATTCCTGACTAGAGTACACAGAGCCAACATTCTGAAGTTGTTGGACTGA
- the CBF5 gene encoding pseudouridine synthase CBF5 (Syntenic homolog of Ashbya gossypii AAL007C; Syntenic homolog of Saccharomyces cerevisiae YLR175W (CBF5)), producing MSEEYTIKPENVAPSADTSEWPLLLKNYDKLLVRSGHYTPIPTGSSPLKRDLKSYVSSGIINLDKPSNPSSHEVVAWIKRILRCDKTGHSGTLDPKVTGCLIVCIDRATRLVKSQQGAGKEYICVVRLHDALKDEKDLGRALENLTGALFQRPPLISAVKRQLRVRTIYDSNLLEFDNKRNLGVFWASCEAGTYMRTLCVHLGMLLGVGGHMQELRRVRSGALSENDEMVSLHDVLDAQWVYDNTRDESYLRKIIKPLETLLVGYKRIVVKDSAVNAVCYGAKLMIPGLLRYEEGIELYDEVVLMTTKGEAIAIAIAQMSTVDLATCDHGVVAKVKRCIMERDLYPRRWGLGPVAQKKKQLKADGKLDKFGRVNENTPDEWKKGYVSLEADTAVPATTSVKETVTVEEVHKVEKVVEAPKVDEREEEDDEEEEKSDDKKEKKEKKEKKEKKEKKESKEKKEKKEKKEKKEKKEKKDKKKREAEDEAEGPEKKKKSKK from the coding sequence ATGTCTGAAGAATATACTATCAAACCAGAAAATGTGGCTCCATCAGCCGACACAAGTGAATGGCCATTATTGCTAAAGAACTATGACAAGCTTTTAGTTAGAAGCGGCCATTACACTCCTATCCCAACTGGGTCCTCTCCTCTAAAGAGGGATTTGAAATCTTATGTGAGTTCTGGTATCATTAATTTGGATAAGCCTTCTAACCCATCATCCCATGAAGTTGTGGCTTGGATTAAGCGTATTTTGCGTTGCGATAAAACTGGTCACTCCGGTACTTTGGATCCAAAGGTTACTGGTTGTTTGATCGTGTGTATTGACAGAGCTACTAGGTTGGTGAAGTCCCAGCAGGGTGCTGGTAAGGAGTATATTTGTGTTGTCAGGTTACACGATGCTTTGAAAGACGAGAAGGATTTGGGAAGAGCTTTAGAAAACTTGACTGGTGCATTATTCCAAAGGCCACCTTTGATTTCTGCCGTTAAGCGTCAACTTCGTGTCCGTACTATTTACGATTCTAACTTGCTTGAGTTTGACAATAAGAGAAACTTGGGTGTATTCTGGGCCTCATGTGAAGCCGGTACATATATGAGAACTTTATGTGTGCATCTAGGTATGCTTCTAGGAGTTGGTGGACACATGCAAGAGTTGCGCCGTGTTAGATCTGGTGCTTTATCCGAAAATGATGAGATGGTTTCCTTGCATGATGTTTTGGACGCCCAGTGGGTTTACGACAACACCAGAGACGAGTCCTACTTGAGAAAAATTATTAAACCACTAGAAACCTTACTAGTTGGTTACAAGAGAATTGTTGTTAAGGATTCTGCTGTTAATGCTGTCTGTTATGGTGCTAAGTTAATGATTCCTGGTTTGTTACGTTACGAAGAAGGTATCGAGTTATACGATGAGGTTGTATTAATGACCACCAAGGGTGAAGCCATTGCCATTGCTATTGCTCAAATGTCTACTGTTGACCTAGCCACATGTGACCACGGTGTTGTTGCCAAGGTTAAGAGGTGTATCATGGAAAGAGACTTGTATCCAAGAAGATGGGGATTGGGTCCAGTTGctcaaaagaagaagcagcTCAAGGCCGACGGTAAGCTAGATAAGTTTGGCCGTGTTAACGAAAACACTCCAGACGAGTGGAAGAAGGGTTATGTGTCCTTGGAGGCTGATACTGCCGTCCCAGCTACGACAAGCGTAAAGGAGACTGTTACCGTTGAGGAGGTTCATAAGGTCGAGAAGGTAGTCGAAGCACCAAAGGTGGACGAACgcgaagaagaagatgatgaggaagaagagaaatCAGATGAtaagaaggagaagaaagagaagaaggaaaagaaagaaaagaaagaaaagaaggagagtaaggagaagaaggaaaagaaggaaaagaaggagaagaaggagaagaaggagaagaaggacaagaagaagagagAAGCAGAAGATGAAGCTGAAGGTCCGgagaaaaagaagaagtctaagaaataa
- the SIS1 gene encoding type II HSP40 co-chaperone SIS1 (Syntenic homolog of Ashbya gossypii AAL008W; Syntenic homolog of Saccharomyces cerevisiae YNL007C (SIS1)): MVKETKLYDLLGVSPSAGDAEIKKGYRKAALKYHPDKPTGDTEKFKEISEAFEILSDTKKREIYDTYGLEAARGNAPGAGFGNGGSSGGFGGFGGGNSFSQEDAFHIFSQFFGGSSGGAGSPFGFSTAGTGDDFGFGSGFPGGASFHASTGGIPGAFSGMSGGSGMHSHSSPQHDEKVVQVNLPVSLEDLFVGRKKSFKITRKGPGDISEKKQIDIQLRPGWKAGTKITYKNEGDYNPATGGRQTLQFIIQEKPHEYFKRDGNDLEYTLPLTFKESLLGFSSKVKTIDGRQIHLSKSQPVQPSEKSRYPGQGMPLSKNPNERGDLIVSYKIDYPIYLNEAQKQAIAANF; encoded by the coding sequence ATGGTGAAAGAGACTAAATTATATGATTTATTAGGTGTGTCACCTTCTGCTGGTGATGCTGAAATAAAGAAAGGATACCGTAAAGCGGCTTTGAAATATCATCCTGATAAACCTACGGGTGATACAGAGAAATTTAAGGAAATTTCTGAAGCTTTTGAGATTTTAAGTGACACTAAGAAAAGAGAAATTTATGATACCTATGGCTTAGAGGCAGCAAGGGGTAACGCCCCTGGTGCTGGGTTCGGAAATGGTGGAAGTTCTGGTGGATTTGGAGGATTTGGCGGTGGGAACTCATTTTCCCAAGAAGACGCATTTCATATCTTTTCACAATTCTTTGGAGGTAGTAGTGGCGGTGCTGGATCGCCATTTGGATTTTCTACTGCTGGTACTGGTGATGATTTTGGCTTTGGTAGTGGTTTCCCAGGAGGAGCTAGCTTCCACGCGTCTACTGGAGGAATTCCCGGTGCCTTTTCAGGGATGTCAGGAGGATCTGGTATGCATTCTCATTCTTCTCCTCAGCATGACGAAAAGGTTGTACAAGTTAATCTACCGGTCAGTTTGGAAGATTTATTTGTTGGGAGAAAAAAGTCCTTTAAAATCACTAGGAAAGGCCCAGGCGATATCTCTGAAAAGAAGCAAATTGATATTCAATTGAGACCTGGTTGGAAAGCTGGTACAAAAATTACTTATAAGAATGAGGGTGACTATAATCCTGCAACAGGTGGAAGACAAACCTTGCAATTTATCATTCAAGAGAAGCCGCATGAATATTTCAAGAGAGATGGTAATGATTTGGAGTATACTTTACCGTTGACATTCAAGGAATCTCTTCTTGGCTTCTCCTCGAAGGTAAAGACCATAGATGGCAGACAAATTCATCTAAGCAAGAGTCAGCCCGTGCAACCCAGTGAAAAATCTAGATATCCGGGGCAGGGAATGCCATTGTCGAAGAATCCTAACGAAAGAGGTGATTTGATTGTCTCTTACAAGATAGATTACCCAATATATTTGAACGAGGCACAAAAACAGGCTATTGCGGCGAATTTCTAA